The following are encoded together in the Salmonella enterica subsp. enterica serovar Choleraesuis genome:
- a CDS encoding cystathionine beta-lyase, producing the protein MSKKHIETTLVNAGRRPRFTQGSVNSVIQRASSLVFETVADKKHATAHRADGELFYGRRGTLTHFSLQEAMCELEGGAGCALFPCGAAAVANSILAFVQQGDRVLMTRNAYEPSQDFCTKILSRLGVAVDWFDPQIGAEIAELVHPNTRVVFLESPGSITMEVHDIPAIVKAVRQVQPEAIIMLDNTWSAGVLLPALEMGVDISIQAGTKYLVGHSDAMIGTAVANERCWDQLRENAYLMGQMVDADTAYVTSRGLRTLAVRLRQHHESSLEVARWLESQPQVAQVNHPALPGSKGHEFWKRDFCGSSGLFSFVLNERLNDQQLSQFLDHFHYFSMAYSWGGYESLILATQPEELAAIRPGGSVEFSGTLIRLHIGLENVEDLVADLAAAFARIA; encoded by the coding sequence ATGAGCAAAAAGCACATCGAAACGACATTAGTTAATGCCGGGCGACGCCCGCGCTTTACTCAGGGTTCAGTAAACAGCGTTATTCAGCGCGCCTCCTCCCTGGTTTTTGAAACCGTCGCCGATAAGAAGCACGCTACGGCCCACCGGGCGGACGGTGAATTGTTTTATGGACGCCGCGGTACCCTGACCCACTTCTCTCTGCAGGAGGCAATGTGCGAACTGGAAGGCGGTGCCGGTTGCGCACTGTTCCCTTGTGGTGCAGCGGCGGTCGCTAATTCCATTTTGGCCTTTGTGCAGCAAGGCGATCGGGTACTGATGACCCGCAATGCCTATGAGCCGAGCCAGGACTTCTGCACCAAAATACTTTCCCGACTGGGCGTTGCCGTTGACTGGTTCGATCCGCAAATCGGCGCAGAGATAGCTGAGCTCGTTCACCCAAATACGCGGGTCGTTTTCCTGGAGTCTCCTGGCTCAATTACTATGGAGGTTCACGATATTCCTGCCATTGTAAAAGCCGTGCGTCAGGTGCAGCCGGAAGCCATTATTATGCTCGACAACACCTGGTCTGCCGGTGTACTACTGCCAGCCCTGGAGATGGGTGTCGATATTTCTATTCAGGCAGGGACTAAATATCTGGTGGGCCACTCCGACGCGATGATTGGTACCGCCGTCGCCAACGAGCGCTGCTGGGATCAGCTACGCGAAAATGCCTATCTGATGGGACAAATGGTGGATGCCGACACCGCCTATGTCACCAGCCGCGGCCTGCGAACTTTAGCTGTCCGTTTGCGCCAGCATCACGAAAGCAGCCTTGAGGTCGCCCGCTGGCTGGAAAGCCAGCCGCAGGTGGCTCAAGTCAACCATCCGGCATTACCGGGCAGCAAAGGACACGAATTCTGGAAAAGAGACTTCTGCGGTAGCAGCGGATTATTCTCTTTTGTGCTCAATGAACGCCTTAATGACCAGCAATTAAGCCAGTTTCTGGATCATTTCCACTATTTCAGTATGGCCTATTCCTGGGGGGGTTATGAATCGCTTATCCTTGCCACTCAGCCCGAAGAGCTGGCGGCTATCCGCCCCGGTGGCAGTGTCGAATTTAGCGGCACCCTTATCCGTTTGCACATCGGTTTAGAGAACGTTGAAGATTTAGTTGCAGATTTAGCAGCCGCCTTTGCGCGAATTGCGTAA
- the yghB gene encoding inner membrane protein YghB codes for MVVIENIISALWQHDFAALSDPHVIGIVYCVMFATLLLENGLLPASFLPGDSLLLLAGALIAKGVMSFMPTIIILTVAASIGCWFSYIQGRWLGNTQLVRGWLNQLPQQYHQRATSMFDRHGLFALLAGRFLAFVRTLLPTIAGISGLSNRRFQFFNWLSGLLWVSVVTGLGYALSMIPFVKQHEDQVMTILMILPIALLLSGLVGALVIVVRKKFA; via the coding sequence ATGGTCGTCATCGAGAACATTATCTCCGCGCTGTGGCAGCATGATTTTGCTGCCCTGTCGGATCCCCATGTCATTGGCATTGTTTACTGCGTAATGTTCGCGACGCTTCTGTTAGAGAATGGCCTGCTGCCCGCTTCCTTCTTACCTGGCGATAGCCTGTTGCTTCTGGCCGGTGCTCTGATAGCCAAGGGAGTGATGAGCTTTATGCCAACAATAATCATTCTGACGGTTGCCGCGAGCATCGGCTGCTGGTTTAGCTATATTCAGGGGCGGTGGCTTGGTAACACTCAATTGGTGCGCGGCTGGCTTAATCAGCTACCGCAGCAATATCACCAGCGCGCCACCAGTATGTTCGACCGTCACGGGCTGTTTGCTCTGCTGGCCGGGCGCTTTTTAGCATTTGTTCGTACCCTGCTGCCAACCATTGCGGGTATTTCCGGTCTTTCTAATCGCCGTTTCCAGTTCTTCAACTGGCTGAGCGGCCTGCTGTGGGTTTCAGTGGTTACCGGCCTCGGCTACGCGCTGAGTATGATCCCATTTGTGAAACAGCACGAAGACCAGGTCATGACTATTCTGATGATTCTGCCAATCGCCCTACTGCTTTCAGGGCTGGTCGGCGCGCTGGTTATCGTGGTGCGTAAAAAATTCGCCTGA